In Streptomyces capitiformicae, one genomic interval encodes:
- a CDS encoding DUF58 domain-containing protein, with protein sequence MAPTGRAALLAALGSLPVGIWEPSWTGILAVNAPLALACACDYALAAPVRRLRLTRSGDTSARLGETADVTLTVTNPSKRPLRAHLRDAWPPSSWLPGTDVAASRHRLTVPAGERRRVTTRLRPTRRGDRQAEKVTIRSYGPLGLFARQASHKVPWTLRVLPPFTSRKHLPSKLARLRELDGRTSVLTRGQGTEFDSLREYIPGDDTRSIDWRATARQSSVAVRTWRPERDRHILLLLDTGRTSAGRVGDAPRLDASMDAALLLAALASRAGDRVDLLAYDRRVRALVQGRSAGDVLPSLVNAMATLEPGLIETDARGLTATALRTASRRTLIVLLTSLDAAPVEHGLLPVLSRLTQRHTVLVASVADPHIARMADSRGTTDAVYDAAAAAQAQTDRHRTAEQLRRHGVTVVDATPDDLAPALADAYLALKAAGRL encoded by the coding sequence ATGGCTCCCACCGGACGCGCCGCACTCCTCGCGGCCCTCGGCTCCCTCCCCGTCGGCATCTGGGAACCCAGCTGGACGGGCATCCTCGCCGTAAACGCCCCCCTGGCATTGGCGTGCGCCTGCGACTACGCCCTGGCCGCCCCCGTGCGCCGCCTGCGCCTCACGCGCTCCGGCGACACCTCCGCGCGCCTGGGCGAAACCGCGGACGTCACCCTCACAGTCACCAACCCCTCCAAGCGCCCCCTACGCGCCCATCTCCGCGACGCCTGGCCCCCCAGCAGCTGGCTGCCCGGCACCGACGTCGCGGCCTCCCGCCACCGCCTCACGGTCCCCGCGGGCGAACGCCGCCGCGTCACGACCCGCCTGCGCCCCACCCGCCGAGGAGACCGCCAGGCCGAAAAGGTCACGATCCGCTCCTACGGCCCCCTCGGCCTCTTCGCCCGCCAAGCGAGCCACAAGGTCCCCTGGACCCTACGGGTCCTCCCCCCGTTCACCAGCCGCAAGCACCTGCCGTCCAAACTGGCCCGCCTGCGGGAACTCGACGGCCGCACCAGCGTCCTGACCCGAGGCCAGGGCACGGAGTTCGACAGCCTCCGCGAGTACATCCCCGGCGACGACACCCGCTCCATCGACTGGCGCGCCACAGCCCGCCAGTCATCCGTCGCGGTACGCACCTGGCGCCCCGAACGCGACCGCCACATCCTCCTGCTCCTGGACACGGGCCGAACCTCCGCCGGCCGCGTGGGCGACGCCCCCCGCCTCGACGCCTCCATGGACGCGGCCCTCCTCCTCGCCGCCCTCGCCTCCCGCGCCGGCGACCGCGTGGACCTCCTGGCCTACGACCGCCGCGTCCGCGCCCTCGTCCAGGGCCGCTCGGCCGGCGACGTTCTCCCCTCCCTGGTCAACGCGATGGCCACCCTCGAACCGGGACTCATCGAAACGGACGCCCGAGGCCTCACAGCCACCGCACTCCGTACGGCCTCCCGCCGCACCCTGATCGTCCTCCTCACCAGCCTCGACGCAGCCCCTGTCGAACACGGCCTCCTCCCCGTCCTGTCCCGCCTCACACAACGCCACACGGTCCTGGTGGCCTCGGTCGCCGACCCGCACATCGCCCGCATGGCCGATTCCCGAGGCACCACAGACGCCGTCTACGACGCCGCAGCGGCGGCCCAAGCCCAGACAGATCGCCACCGCACCGCCGAACAACTCCGCCGTCACGGCGTCACGGTCGTCGACGCGACTCCGGACGACTTGGCACCTGCCTTGGCTGACGCCTATCTGGCTCTGAAGGCAGCAGGACGCCTCTAA
- a CDS encoding ISAzo13 family transposase produces MGRPEGIEAVLAAKFQVLLPHLDERQRRLAIGAEALSLGHGGIRLVAAAAGVREGAVSRGAAELESGQALLGRVRRPGGGRKKAVDLDPGLRPALLALVWPDERGDPMSPLRWTTKSTRKPAAELTRQGHRVSADTVAGLLREEGFSLQANAKTIEGAQHPDRDAQFRYLNEQARDHRDAGDSVISVDSKKKELIGDYKNAGHEWRPAGQPARVKTHDFPGQAEKAIPYGIYDIAANTGWVSIGTDHDTAAFAVASIRRWWQARGRHDCPHARRLLITADGGGSIGYRTRGWKTQLADLAAETGLEITVCHLPPGTSKWNKIEHRLFSHITMNWRGRPLTSHEVMLQTIAATTSRTGLTVRAELDSGEYPTGIRVSDDDIAALPITRHRFHGDWNYTLHPQRPMDAATAGSTPDEVLADRPTHLTRRSLQDPERTGMTRRQLSELIDSLTPAMEAQREQALRTRRGHERLVAPGAGAKAKLTSADRVLVTVLHLRKLATMDLLGQLFHTTAMTISRAAKDVRPLLQAHGVHLPTSTARFRTREDVARFLDPDKTKIKPTC; encoded by the coding sequence ATGGGGAGGCCGGAGGGGATCGAGGCGGTCCTGGCTGCGAAGTTCCAGGTGTTGTTGCCGCATCTGGACGAGCGTCAGCGTCGGCTGGCCATAGGGGCGGAAGCGTTGTCGCTGGGGCATGGTGGGATCAGGCTCGTCGCTGCCGCGGCCGGGGTTCGGGAGGGCGCGGTCTCGCGCGGAGCGGCTGAACTGGAGTCTGGTCAGGCTCTGTTGGGGCGGGTCCGTCGTCCTGGTGGGGGCCGGAAGAAGGCTGTGGACCTTGATCCAGGGCTGCGGCCGGCCCTGCTTGCGCTGGTCTGGCCCGACGAGCGGGGTGACCCGATGTCGCCGCTGCGATGGACGACAAAGTCGACCCGGAAGCCGGCAGCGGAGCTGACCCGGCAGGGCCACCGGGTCTCCGCCGACACGGTCGCCGGCCTGCTGCGGGAGGAAGGCTTCAGTCTGCAGGCCAACGCCAAGACCATCGAGGGTGCTCAGCACCCCGACAGGGACGCCCAGTTCCGCTACCTCAATGAGCAGGCACGAGACCACAGGGACGCCGGTGACTCAGTGATCAGCGTGGACAGCAAGAAGAAGGAGCTGATCGGCGACTACAAGAACGCCGGACACGAATGGCGGCCCGCAGGGCAGCCCGCGAGGGTCAAGACGCACGACTTCCCCGGCCAGGCCGAGAAAGCGATTCCCTACGGAATCTATGACATAGCGGCGAACACCGGCTGGGTCAGCATCGGCACCGATCACGACACCGCGGCGTTCGCGGTCGCCTCGATCCGGCGCTGGTGGCAGGCCCGCGGCCGACACGACTGCCCCCACGCCCGCCGACTGCTGATCACCGCCGACGGCGGGGGTTCCATCGGCTACCGCACCCGCGGCTGGAAGACCCAGCTCGCCGACCTCGCTGCCGAGACCGGCCTTGAGATCACGGTGTGTCACCTTCCGCCCGGCACCTCGAAGTGGAACAAGATCGAGCACCGGCTGTTCTCCCACATCACCATGAACTGGCGCGGCAGACCCCTGACCAGCCATGAAGTCATGCTCCAAACCATCGCCGCGACCACCAGCCGCACCGGCCTCACCGTCCGTGCCGAACTCGACAGCGGTGAGTACCCCACCGGCATCCGCGTCAGCGACGACGACATCGCCGCCCTGCCCATCACTCGCCATCGCTTCCATGGCGACTGGAACTACACCCTCCACCCCCAGCGTCCGATGGACGCGGCGACCGCCGGCAGCACACCGGACGAGGTCCTGGCGGACAGACCGACTCACCTCACGCGGCGTTCGCTCCAGGATCCGGAACGCACCGGGATGACCCGCCGGCAGCTCAGCGAGCTCATCGACTCGTTGACTCCAGCGATGGAGGCTCAACGCGAGCAAGCGCTCCGCACACGTCGAGGCCACGAGCGCCTGGTCGCCCCTGGCGCAGGTGCCAAAGCCAAGCTCACCTCAGCCGACCGAGTCCTGGTCACCGTGCTCCACCTGCGAAAACTCGCGACCATGGACCTCCTGGGCCAGCTGTTCCACACCACCGCCATGACCATCAGCCGCGCAGCCAAAGACGTCCGCCCGCTCCTTCAAGCCCATGGCGTTCATCTCCCCACCTCAACAGCCCGTTTCCGCACCCGGGAAGACGTCGCCAGGTTCCTCGACCCCGACAAAACCAAGATCAAACCGACGTGTTGA
- a CDS encoding GntR family transcriptional regulator, translated as MNPDAEIDHGAPLTPYRQLAEILRGQIQRGDWRPGRMLPSEAQLVQRYGIARTTVRRGLGLLAEEGWVYAVPQRGWFVADHLPPSPETPAPSA; from the coding sequence ATGAACCCTGATGCTGAGATCGACCATGGCGCGCCGCTGACCCCGTACCGGCAACTGGCCGAGATCCTGCGTGGGCAGATTCAGCGCGGTGACTGGCGGCCCGGGCGGATGCTGCCGAGTGAGGCCCAGCTTGTGCAGCGATACGGGATCGCGCGTACGACCGTACGGCGAGGGCTCGGACTGCTGGCCGAAGAAGGCTGGGTGTACGCCGTACCCCAGCGAGGGTGGTTCGTGGCCGACCACCTGCCGCCCTCCCCCGAAACCCCCGCCCCCTCCGCATAG
- a CDS encoding class I SAM-dependent methyltransferase, with product MPAQHDIAAETELWDTYAASAFKDDAEPSFCWTQYAGHGPGPELLGNPRSALEIGCGTGRALAYLAERGITARGVDLSPVMVRKTTTKWAGTGAEFVCSEVLEYLSEHEEVYDAIYSIFGAVWFTDPGRLLPLVRQRLKPGGVIVFSQPPAIPGAYGPQGMYKGGFAGKAMFTYRYSYRPAVWERLLSRAGFRTADARILDAPHPGHIGTLLVRAVAP from the coding sequence TTGCCCGCACAACACGACATCGCCGCCGAGACGGAGCTGTGGGACACCTACGCCGCTTCCGCCTTCAAGGACGACGCGGAGCCGAGCTTCTGCTGGACCCAGTACGCCGGTCACGGACCCGGACCAGAGCTACTGGGTAACCCGCGTTCCGCCCTGGAGATCGGCTGCGGCACCGGCCGCGCCCTCGCCTACCTCGCTGAACGCGGCATCACCGCTCGGGGCGTTGACCTGTCTCCCGTCATGGTCAGGAAGACCACCACGAAGTGGGCCGGGACCGGTGCAGAGTTCGTGTGCTCCGAGGTCCTGGAGTATCTGAGCGAGCACGAGGAGGTGTACGACGCGATCTACTCGATCTTCGGAGCCGTCTGGTTCACCGACCCGGGCCGTCTCCTCCCGCTCGTCCGACAGAGGCTCAAGCCCGGTGGCGTCATTGTCTTCTCCCAGCCTCCGGCCATCCCCGGCGCGTACGGGCCGCAGGGCATGTACAAGGGAGGCTTCGCCGGAAAGGCGATGTTCACCTACCGCTACAGCTACCGCCCGGCGGTATGGGAGCGCCTGCTCTCTCGGGCTGGGTTCCGCACAGCCGACGCCCGGATACTCGATGCCCCGCATCCCGGGCACATCGGAACGCTCCTCGTACGAGCAGTCGCACCGTGA
- a CDS encoding DUF6879 family protein has protein sequence MPRRLRFNGTGSGVNGCPSLHEDLDTGELIVHGPALTDPDDIAQLRHLNESEVPIVVPRELLVDYGPKEAVHVATVIGLDEFDRLFTQFEHTAWRLETRRRYASDELTSAYAQFMRGESVNWEGVDAEWCAERREQVALGKRFERVRIVDNPPTVGQLYLLDNARRNSAVGERILNLWREDADRLGLPSEDFWIFDSRLVALLKFDDADNLVGVELITQPAAVLRYAMVRDAALHHAGPYEEFAAQLTAKED, from the coding sequence ATGCCACGTCGGCTGCGTTTCAACGGCACGGGCAGCGGCGTCAACGGATGCCCGTCCCTTCACGAAGATCTCGACACAGGCGAGCTCATCGTGCACGGCCCGGCGCTCACGGACCCCGACGACATCGCCCAGCTCCGGCACCTCAACGAGAGCGAGGTGCCCATCGTGGTGCCTCGCGAGCTGTTGGTCGACTACGGACCGAAGGAGGCCGTCCACGTGGCCACCGTGATCGGGCTGGACGAGTTCGACCGGCTCTTCACACAGTTCGAGCACACGGCGTGGCGCCTGGAGACGCGCCGCCGCTACGCGTCGGACGAGCTCACCAGCGCCTACGCCCAGTTCATGCGGGGCGAGTCCGTCAACTGGGAGGGAGTCGACGCGGAATGGTGCGCGGAGCGCCGCGAGCAGGTGGCTCTCGGCAAGCGGTTCGAGCGTGTCCGGATCGTCGACAACCCACCCACGGTCGGCCAGCTCTATCTGCTCGACAACGCACGCCGTAACAGTGCTGTCGGAGAGAGGATCCTCAATCTGTGGCGAGAAGATGCCGACCGCCTTGGCTTGCCCTCCGAGGATTTCTGGATTTTCGACTCCCGGCTGGTCGCGCTGCTCAAGTTCGATGACGCCGACAACCTGGTCGGCGTCGAGTTGATCACGCAGCCTGCTGCGGTGCTGCGGTACGCCATGGTGCGCGACGCGGCGCTGCATCATGCCGGCCCGTACGAGGAGTTCGCGGCACAGCTGACCGCGAAGGAGGACTGA
- a CDS encoding helix-turn-helix domain-containing protein has protein sequence MSTDYQQARQALGVRLRELRLSAPGGRLTGAELAEQYGWNKSKVSRLENGRQTPTPDDLRNWAEATGQPEAYDELVARLRGFESHIRSWRRQLASGHKAVQDTHLSAHADASVFRGWESSMIFGILQTPDYARSIFTRYAELQRSPRDTEEAVRSRMKRQEALYDSSKHFRLLLWEAALHALICPPSVLAAQLDRLSGAIGLDTVELGIIPLSASLKIPPATAFWIYDDRQVVVENWHAELWIDDAASVETYLRTWKTLRESAVYGADAQNLVSAARRTLRSP, from the coding sequence GTGAGCACGGACTACCAGCAGGCACGGCAAGCACTCGGGGTACGGCTGCGTGAACTCCGACTTTCCGCCCCTGGAGGCCGGCTCACCGGTGCCGAGCTCGCCGAGCAGTACGGGTGGAACAAGTCCAAGGTCAGCAGGCTGGAGAACGGCAGGCAGACTCCGACGCCCGATGACCTGCGCAACTGGGCGGAGGCAACCGGTCAGCCGGAGGCGTACGACGAGCTGGTCGCACGCCTGAGGGGCTTCGAGTCCCACATCAGGTCATGGCGACGTCAGCTGGCCTCGGGGCACAAGGCGGTCCAGGACACCCACCTGAGCGCTCATGCCGACGCCTCGGTGTTCCGCGGCTGGGAGTCCTCCATGATCTTCGGAATTCTCCAGACTCCGGACTACGCACGGTCGATCTTCACAAGATATGCGGAGCTACAACGGTCGCCACGGGACACCGAGGAAGCAGTCCGGTCCCGCATGAAGCGGCAAGAAGCGCTGTACGACTCCTCGAAACACTTCCGCCTCCTCCTGTGGGAAGCCGCCCTTCACGCCTTGATCTGTCCACCGTCGGTGCTTGCGGCCCAGCTCGACCGCCTCTCAGGAGCCATCGGTCTGGACACGGTCGAGCTGGGGATCATCCCGCTGTCCGCCTCGCTCAAGATTCCCCCGGCCACCGCATTCTGGATCTACGACGACCGTCAGGTGGTCGTCGAGAACTGGCACGCGGAGTTGTGGATCGACGACGCAGCCAGCGTGGAAACGTACCTGCGGACCTGGAAGACGCTCCGGGAGTCCGCCGTGTACGGCGCTGACGCCCAGAACCTCGTCAGCGCGGCACGACGAACGTTGCGCTCACCCTGA
- a CDS encoding serine/threonine-protein kinase, with protein sequence MPQEAISDRYELLEELSHGGMGDVWRGYDAVLDRPVAVKLIRQASVTSPQLAEEFAKRFRREARITARIQHPGVPQVYDAVLDASYERLFLVMELVDGVPLSAYLDPGRPLPVSWAAAVAAQVATVLSYAHDVPVIHRDLKPGNILVARDGTVKVLDFGIAAMLRTDVTKLTATGSPIGTHQYMSPEQVRGGRITPQTDLYALGCVLHELLSGRLVFEAESEYLLMYQHVNAAPTPLRRLRPDVPEALEELVLHLLRKAPEARPADTQEVYARLLPFLPPPGQEPGTADAGPAGAPDPTGVFRHPFAPRARPQAPAPGGPTPTAVLPGAQPVPVPARLREDIKEAYAHSDALLEEERFAQAAEVLGEVIEPAALALGSESKQVLALRRQRAAIRLLGGDYRAALPEFDALADAYARIAGPTGEQARACRAQAARCRAELGQVTDALAALQGVLNVVRAVDSDVSEEAVELRHNIGMLLLAQGRAAEARQVLEPLHQDMCMVFGPDDEMTVEIAEALAVIRLDLDESAS encoded by the coding sequence GTGCCGCAGGAGGCGATCTCCGACCGTTACGAACTCCTGGAGGAGCTCAGCCACGGCGGCATGGGCGACGTGTGGCGCGGCTACGACGCCGTGCTCGACCGGCCCGTCGCCGTGAAGCTCATCCGGCAGGCGTCGGTCACCTCCCCGCAGCTGGCCGAGGAGTTCGCCAAGCGCTTCCGTCGCGAGGCCCGCATCACCGCGCGTATCCAGCATCCCGGTGTGCCGCAGGTGTACGACGCGGTGCTCGACGCGTCGTACGAGCGGCTGTTCCTGGTGATGGAGCTCGTCGACGGCGTACCGCTGTCCGCCTACCTCGACCCCGGCCGGCCGCTGCCGGTCAGCTGGGCGGCCGCCGTCGCCGCGCAGGTCGCGACCGTGCTGTCGTACGCGCACGACGTGCCGGTGATCCACCGGGACCTCAAGCCGGGCAACATCCTCGTCGCCCGCGACGGCACCGTGAAGGTCCTCGACTTCGGTATCGCGGCGATGCTGCGGACCGACGTCACCAAGCTGACCGCGACCGGCAGCCCCATCGGCACCCACCAGTACATGTCGCCCGAGCAGGTCCGGGGCGGACGCATCACCCCGCAGACCGATCTCTACGCTCTCGGCTGTGTGCTGCACGAACTCCTCAGCGGGCGCCTCGTGTTCGAGGCGGAGAGCGAGTACCTGCTGATGTACCAGCACGTCAACGCCGCCCCCACCCCGCTGCGCCGGCTGCGGCCCGACGTCCCCGAGGCGCTGGAGGAGTTGGTCCTGCACCTGCTGCGCAAGGCGCCCGAGGCGCGGCCCGCCGACACGCAGGAGGTGTACGCACGGCTGCTGCCGTTCCTCCCGCCGCCAGGCCAGGAGCCCGGCACGGCGGATGCCGGGCCGGCCGGCGCGCCCGACCCGACGGGCGTGTTCCGGCACCCGTTCGCGCCCCGCGCCCGCCCCCAGGCCCCGGCGCCCGGTGGTCCGACGCCGACAGCCGTCCTCCCGGGGGCCCAGCCGGTGCCCGTCCCCGCCCGGCTGCGCGAGGACATCAAGGAGGCGTACGCCCATTCCGACGCCCTGCTGGAGGAGGAGCGGTTCGCGCAGGCCGCCGAGGTGCTCGGCGAGGTCATCGAACCCGCGGCCCTCGCCCTCGGCTCCGAGAGCAAGCAGGTCCTGGCGCTGCGCCGCCAGCGAGCGGCGATCCGCCTCCTCGGCGGCGACTACCGGGCCGCCCTGCCCGAGTTCGACGCCCTCGCCGACGCGTACGCCCGTATCGCCGGGCCCACCGGCGAGCAGGCCCGCGCCTGCCGCGCCCAGGCGGCCCGGTGCCGCGCCGAACTCGGCCAGGTCACCGACGCGCTCGCCGCGCTCCAGGGCGTGCTGAACGTCGTGCGGGCCGTCGACAGCGACGTGAGCGAGGAAGCCGTGGAGCTACGGCACAACATCGGGATGCTGCTGCTCGCGCAGGGCCGGGCCGCCGAGGCGCGCCAGGTCCTCGAACCACTCCACCAGGACATGTGCATGGTGTTCGGCCCCGACGACGAGATGACCGTCGAGATCGCCGAGGCACTCGCCGTGATCCGCCTCGACCTCGACGAGTCGGCTTCCTGA
- a CDS encoding ATP-binding protein, with product MADFVGRRHELETLDRELGKVTAGVGGERPGRCVMLRGRRRVGKSRLVERFAERSGAPFIFYAATGASPGADLERLGQDAQSSSLPLANLLSAARPASWDAAFDVLAAALPHDRASVVVMDEVPYLMDAEGAFEGTLQRAWDRVLERKPVLLVLIGSDLSMMEALNSYGRPFHQRGREMVLGPLNPAEVGEMLGLDPASAFDAALITGGLPLICAEWTHGAGMWEFLQAALSDPVSALLVSAERSLAAEFPQQVQARTVLSAIGSGERTFSNIARAAGGIGATPLQRSLGILADKRVIAAELPVSTRPSKDRRYRVADPYLRFWLKLLGPAMEEIERGRGDLTLRRIRENWTSWRGRAIEPLVREALARLLPDANLPAAPAIGGYWTRTNDVEIDVVGADRAPIAKELLFVGSVKWLENSPFDRHDLAALHRHRAALTPAPVPVIAVSRSGTDCAGLDAAYGPAELLAAWSS from the coding sequence GTGGCCGATTTCGTGGGCAGGCGGCACGAACTCGAGACGCTGGATCGCGAGCTGGGCAAGGTGACGGCCGGGGTCGGTGGGGAGCGGCCCGGGCGGTGCGTGATGCTTCGAGGGCGCCGACGGGTGGGTAAGTCGCGGCTGGTGGAGCGGTTCGCCGAGAGGTCCGGTGCGCCGTTCATCTTCTATGCCGCCACAGGGGCGTCGCCGGGGGCGGACCTGGAGCGGCTCGGCCAGGATGCGCAGTCGTCGAGCCTTCCGCTGGCGAATCTGCTGTCCGCGGCCCGCCCGGCGAGTTGGGATGCCGCCTTCGACGTACTGGCGGCGGCACTGCCGCACGACCGGGCGAGCGTGGTGGTCATGGACGAGGTGCCCTACTTGATGGATGCGGAGGGCGCCTTCGAGGGCACGCTTCAGCGGGCCTGGGACCGAGTGCTGGAGAGGAAGCCGGTTCTGCTGGTTCTCATCGGTTCCGACCTGTCGATGATGGAGGCGCTGAACAGCTATGGACGCCCGTTCCACCAGCGCGGACGGGAGATGGTGCTGGGGCCGCTCAACCCGGCGGAGGTGGGCGAGATGCTGGGCCTCGATCCCGCCTCGGCCTTCGACGCGGCCTTGATCACCGGTGGACTGCCGCTGATCTGTGCGGAGTGGACGCACGGCGCCGGGATGTGGGAGTTCCTTCAGGCGGCGCTCAGCGATCCGGTCTCGGCCTTGCTGGTGTCGGCGGAGCGCTCGCTCGCCGCGGAGTTCCCCCAGCAGGTCCAAGCACGCACCGTCCTTTCGGCGATCGGCAGCGGTGAGCGGACGTTCTCCAACATTGCCCGTGCCGCCGGCGGGATCGGGGCGACCCCGCTGCAGCGGTCGTTGGGAATCCTGGCGGACAAGCGGGTGATCGCGGCGGAGCTTCCCGTGTCCACGCGGCCTTCGAAGGATCGTCGCTACCGGGTTGCGGATCCCTACCTCCGCTTCTGGCTGAAGCTCCTGGGACCGGCGATGGAGGAGATCGAGCGAGGCCGGGGTGACCTGACGCTGCGGCGCATCCGCGAAAACTGGACCAGTTGGCGTGGCAGGGCCATTGAACCTCTGGTGCGCGAGGCGCTGGCGCGACTGCTGCCCGACGCGAACCTCCCGGCCGCCCCCGCCATCGGCGGTTACTGGACCCGTACCAACGATGTGGAGATCGACGTCGTGGGAGCGGACCGCGCGCCGATCGCCAAGGAGCTGTTGTTCGTCGGCTCGGTGAAGTGGCTGGAGAACTCCCCGTTCGACCGGCACGATCTCGCGGCGCTGCACCGACACCGCGCCGCGCTCACGCCTGCTCCCGTGCCTGTGATCGCTGTGTCGCGCAGCGGGACCGACTGTGCAGGCCTCGACGCTGCGTACGGCCCGGCGGAACTCCTCGCGGCGTGGTCCTCCTGA